From the Salmo trutta chromosome 2, fSalTru1.1, whole genome shotgun sequence genome, one window contains:
- the LOC115150256 gene encoding leucine-rich repeat-containing protein 30-like yields the protein MGHKQSKEEEMKRQARKSAGREDSLTSAERIRNHAYKQWGYSILSLARRGLKEPPKELWELTELEKLNLSLNCLRALPPALSILSNLVVLNLWGNQLTSLPPEIGQLRHLRVLFCYRNQLTEVPEELGNCTRLEVLSLANNEISGLPASCANLTCLRKLNLSHNKIVHIPGCVYTMKRLVFLHLACNRLECIAESIAALVELKILIVEGNEIHSLPKMICCLTRLELLNVDFNDIQNVPQEMHQLSRLEKLAYHPLDKGLHIMQNPLQKQIKEVLEGGLIALFNYLKSN from the coding sequence ATGGGACACAAGCAGTCCAAGGAAGAGGAGATGAAGAGGCAGGCGAGGAAGAGTGCCGGCCGTGAGGACAGCTTGACGTCGGCAGAGCGGATCCGCAACCACGCGTACAAACAGTGGGGCTACAGCATACTGAGCCTGGCCCGCCGTGGCCTCAAGGAACCCCCCAAGGAACTGTGggagctgacagagcttgagaagctCAATCTGTCGTTGAACTGCCTGCGGGCTCTGCCCCCCGCCCTCAGCATCCTCAGCAACCTGGTGGTCCTCAACCTGTGGGGAAACCAGCTGACCAGCCTGCCCCCAGAAATCGGCCAGCTCAGACACCTCCGCGTCCTGTTCTGCTACCGCAACCAACTGACCGAGGTTCCAGAGGAGCTGGGCAACTGCACCAGGCTGGAGGTCCTCAGCCTGGCCAACAACGAGATATCTGGCCTCCCTGCCTCCTGCGCCAACCTGACCTGCCTGAGGAAGCTCAATCTCAGCCACAACAAAATTGTTCACATCCCCGGCTGTGTCTACACCATGAAGAGACTGGTATTCCTCCACCTGGCCTGCAACAGGCTGGAGTGCATCGCCGAGAGCATCGCGGCGCTGGTGGAGCTCAAGATCCTCATCGTGGAGGGGAACGAGATCCACTCGCTGCCCAAGATGATCTGCTGCCTGACGCGGCTGGAGCTGCTCAACGTGGACTTCAACGACATCCAGAACGTGCCCCAGGAGATGCACCAGCTCAGCAGGCTGGAGAAGCTGGCCTACCACCCTCTGGATAAGGGGCTCCACATCATGCAGAACCCCTTGCAGAAGCAAATCAAAGAGGTGCTGGAAGGAGGCCTCATCGCCCTCTTTAATTATCTGAAATCTAATTAA